AAGCCACGCCTAGTATCCATCGTTTACGGCTAGGACTACTGGGGTATCTAATCCCATTCGCTCCCCTAGCTTTCGTCCCTCAGTGTCAGTTGCGGCCTAGCAGAGCGCTTTCGCCACCGGTGTTCTTCCTGATATCTACGCATTTCACCGCTACACCAGGAATTCCCTCTGCCCCGAACGCACTCTAGTCATGTAGTTTCCACTGCCTGTATCTAGTTGAGCTAGACGCTTTGACAGCAGACTTACATCACCACCTGCGGACGCTTTACGCCCAATCATTCCGGATAACGCTTGCATCCTCCGTATTACCGCGGCTGCTGGCACGGAGTTAGCCGATGCTGATTCCTCAGGTACCGTCATTGTGTTCTTCCCTGAGAAAAGAGGTTTACAACCCAAGAGCCTTCCTCCCTCACGCGGTATTGCTCCGTCAGGCTTTCGCCCATTGCGGAAAATTCCCCACTGCTGCCTCCCGTAGGAGTCTGGGCCGTGTCTCAGTCCCAGTGTGGCTGATCATCCTCTCAGACCAGCTACTGATCGTCGCCTAGGTGCGCTCTTACCACACCTACTAGCTAATCAGACGCGAGCTCATCTTCAGGCAATAAATCTTTTACCCCTTGGGGCACATCCGGTATTAGCCACCGTTTCCAGTGGTTGTCCCCGACCTGAAGCTAGATTCTCACGCGTTACTCACCCGTCCGCCACTGTGTCCGAAAACACCGTTCGACTTGCATGTGTTAAGCATACCGCCAGCGTTCATCCTGAGCCAGGATCAAACTCTCCGTTTTGAAGTGTTTGCTTTATAGCTCTATCTTGACTGTAATATTTATCCACCTCAGCCTGGTGCTTCAATTTACTTGACGCCGCCTACTTGTGGTATAATCGCTTTCAAACTATAATATTTTCATGGTTCGGTTGCCTCCCGGATTGCACTCTCGTGCGCTCTGTGTTCGGCACTTATCCAATATAACTAACCTCCCCAACTGTGTCAACTCTTTTTCCTCTTTTTTGGAAAAATTATTTTCTCGTCGCTATAAGTTCTACTCAGTCAGGGTTTTCGGCTATGGTGTTTTTGGATATCACTCAGGATCCTTGGAAGTTGTGAGTAAGTCTGTTGTTTTGCCCCAGTGGTTGGTTTTAGATTCTCTTTTGCATAGTTGGTTACTGGAAGATCTTGGCCGCGGCGATCGCACTACAAATAGTCTGTTAGTCCAAGATGTCACGCCAGGAGCAGCCAAATGGATCGCTAAAGCACCAGGGATAATTGCTGGATTACCAGTCGCAGCTAGAGTGTTTCAACTTTTGAATGAAAAAGTTAGGTTTGTGGCTTTTGCGGCGGAAGGTACAAGGTGTCAGCCAGGACAGGTAGTGGCAGAAATTGATGGATCGCTGGATGCACTACTAATGGGGGAACGGGTTGCACTCAACTTGGCTATGCGTTTAAGTGGGATTGCCACGCTAACTAAAAAATATGTAGAGCAAATTGCTGATTTATCTGCTCAGTTGGTGGATACGCGCAAAACTACACCGGGGCTAAGAATTTTAGAAAAGTACGCAACTGCTGTGGGAGGGGCGATTAATCACCGTATGGGGTTAGATGATGCGGTGATGATTAAAGACAACCATATTGCAGCGGCTGGAGGAATTGGACAAGCAATTATCCAGATTCGTTCCCAAATTCCTTATCCTCTAACAATTGAAGTAGAAACGGAAACTCTAGAACAGGTGAAAGAAGCTTTGCACCATCAAGCCGATATTATTATGTTGGACAATATGCCTTTGCATATCATGCATGAGGCGGTGCTGTTGATTCGTCAACAAGATACTCGTGTGAAAATTGAGGCTTCTGGGAATGTAACTTTGGAGACTATTCATGCTGTGGCAGAGACGGGTGTAGACTATATTTCAAGTAGTGCGCCGATTACTCAGTCAAAGTGGTTGGATTTGAGTATGAAGATACTACAATAAAGTGTTCAAACAAGTCTTCCAGAAAATAAATTATCCCGGTTGAAGTTGTTGATTGATAACTGATGAACGCCAGGTGCTTCAAGTCGGGAAAGCGCAAGGGCGCACCGACTCCTGATGAATGATGACTGTTGACTGTTAACTGTGAACATTGGGATATTTTTTTACTTGGAAGTTCCTACCTCCATACTTACATATTGCATTAAGAAAAATTGATGCAATTTTCTTGCTCAGTAAAAAAGCAAAATCCTTGATTTAGCGATAAAAAACCATAAAACTGAGGTAGCTTTATCGCGCATCTTTTTACTTTACCTAGGGTTGTACGTAGAAGTGTAACATATGAGCATAGCAAAGTTAGTATACTGCGATATGTTTGGGGAGCAAAAACTAAAACAATAGGCTCATTGCACCGATGCAAAACTTACCCTCGTCTGCCAGCCCTTTGTGTCAATGTTAGAAAAAGAGAACAAAAAGAGTCAGGGATCACCACTCTGCAATAGCTTTCATAAAAACAAAGTTAAGATTTACTCTACAAATTATCCCCATATCATGTCCGGTAAATTATTTATGATATGTGCAAAGCGAGTGCAACAAAGTAGAACTAATTGACATCTACCCCATCCCTGAAGGGAGGGGATTCTAAGAAGTTGCCTTCTTAGGTTTTCTCTTTCCACGACTCGGCTTACCCAGAGGAGTTTCCCCACCTGTGCAGAGGTCGATGTCTCCAGAGACGATTAACGTTCCCGTGTGCCCCACGGTACGGAGTCCGATCTCAAGTATGTTTCGCGCAGCGTTATGATCACGGTCTAACACCGTTCCGCAATGGAGGCATGAATGAGTTCTAGTGCTAAGAGATTTTTTCACAACCTCACCACAATTAGAGCAATTTTGACTAGTTCCATGAGGCGGTACAGCAACAGTCACCACCCCGAAAACTTTGCCAAAATATTCAACCCATTGCCTAAATTGGGCAAACGCTGCATCACTAATCGATTTGGCAAGGTGTCTGTTCCTCACCCTTACGGGTTCGCCAGTCGCTTCAAGTCGGGGAACCCGCCCAACGCGCTGGCTCACCATGTTCCGCACCTTCAAATCCTCGTAGGCTACCAAGTCGTTAGACTGGACTACGCACCTTGCTGTCTTAACAGCAAAGTCTTTACGCTGGCGACTTACTTTGAGGTGTTTACGAGCGAGTTGATTTCTGAACTTGACTCTATTTTTAGAACCTTTTTTAGTCTTAGACAAACGGCGTTGCAACCGTTTCAAAGACTTTTCACTTTTACGGAGATGACGCGGGTTCTCAACTTGATTACCTTCGCTATCAGTCAACAAGTGGTTAAGTCCAACATCCAAACCAATAGTTTTACCCGTCGGCTCTCGCTTCTCTACCCGTTCTTGGTCGATACAAAACTGGGCATAATACCCGTCTGCACGACGCACAACCCGCACTCTTTTGAACTGCTTCAACTGGTAGAAATGCAAGTCGCGGGTTCCCCAAAGCTTGAAGGTTCCCGCATTAAAACCATCGCTAAAAGTGATACAACGACGGTCGCTGGAGAGCTTCCAGCCCCTAGTTTTATACTCAACGCTCCCATAAGTGTGTTCTTTTTTAAATCGTGGATAACCCTTCTTTCCTGGCTTAGACTTTTTACAATTATCAAAGAATCTTGCAATTGCACTCCATGCTCTTTCAGCAGAAGCTTGTCGCGCCATAGAGTTAAGTTTGTCCACCCAAGGGAAGTTTTCATCGGCAGCAAGTACGGCGCAATAAGCACTCAAATCGTATCTGCCAATATCTCGGTTATCCATCCAGTATCTCAGACAAGCATTGCGAACAAAACGAGCAGTTCTAATCGCATCATCCAGCGATTGATACTGCTCTTTTGTCCCCTCAAGCTTTGCCTCAAATACCAGCATAGTTACGTCAAATTCACTGACGTAATTATATCACAAGAGACAGGCGATTAAAATCGCCCGCGCCTAGCCCCCATAAATAGAATTTAGGGGCTTTCTCGGCGCGGATAGCTCGGTAATTCCTTTGTGGTTTGGAGATTGCTTCACTTCTGACCCTGCTGTAAGCCTAATACCAAAGCTGCGGACAATTATTTGGCCGGGCATGATACTACACTAAAACCTAATCTGTCTTTGTTTTAATTCATATCTTACACCAGTTGCGTTATTGACATTTTTATAGGGTGGGCACTGTTAATGGTTCATTCAAAGCTTGATTTTTACGTTGTTGGCAGTGCCCTTTCGTAGCCAGCGATCGCAGTTTACTTTAACAGGACTTACGCACAGGTCACGGAAGAACGAACCACAAGCAACAGGCAGCGCGTTGCTGGAGTTGCCACAACAGTGGCAACTGCTTCACGAAGAACATGTAGACACGAAGTGGTGAGGGGGTCAGAGTAATCTATTTTCTAAAAAAACTTGAATTTTCAAGATGAATTAGGTTTATTTATGTAAATAAATTTAGAGTAAATTATAATATTATTAAGTTTTGTTGCTAAAAAATTAATTAAATATGAAGACAATGGCAATTTTACTGCCGTAAGTTTACTTATTCTGCTTGAAAAAATTTTTAATTATAAGTGAATACGGATATTTTGTCAAAGGACGTTAACGACTAAAGCTAGTATATGTACGCAATAGTATTAATTTTTTGTTAAGATTTGATAGTGCAGTTAATTCACTTGTGTTAATTTAATGAACTTTTTTATTAGGTTGATAGCTACCTCTAACTTTAGACTGATGCCAAAACTCGCTTATTAATTATATTTCTTAAGAATCGAGCTTGTTTTAGAGCAATAGCTCATCGCTGAGATAGAAGCTACTAGCAACGATTTTTCAGTGAATTGATTATTTATTCACAGTAAATATTTAATAAAGATTTTATTTTTTGGCAAAATAACTCAATCTACTGTGGATAAGAAAAAAGGCTGGATGAAGTAAGAATGCAGGGAATACACAAAGACTTATGGAAACGAACTTAAAAATCACTACCGCAGTGATAATATGTATAAGTTTTTACATGATGGTTCCAAAAATTGCCAACACCAGAGGCTCCGTTGGCACTTTGACTGCTGATATGTTGAGTATCGCTGCCAGCGATCGCTCTACCACTTCAAGTGTTACTTCTCAATATTCAAAAGACATATACGTTCCACCCAATTATGGTGGCCCTGATAGTCAGCATGGAAGCGGCACCCGGTGATACTATAAGAATGGGCCTTAGGCAGTAGGGGTAAAAATAACACCTG
Above is a window of Nostoc sp. UHCC 0702 DNA encoding:
- a CDS encoding carboxylating nicotinate-nucleotide diphosphorylase — its product is MSKSVVLPQWLVLDSLLHSWLLEDLGRGDRTTNSLLVQDVTPGAAKWIAKAPGIIAGLPVAARVFQLLNEKVRFVAFAAEGTRCQPGQVVAEIDGSLDALLMGERVALNLAMRLSGIATLTKKYVEQIADLSAQLVDTRKTTPGLRILEKYATAVGGAINHRMGLDDAVMIKDNHIAAAGGIGQAIIQIRSQIPYPLTIEVETETLEQVKEALHHQADIIMLDNMPLHIMHEAVLLIRQQDTRVKIEASGNVTLETIHAVAETGVDYISSSAPITQSKWLDLSMKILQ
- a CDS encoding transposase, with protein sequence MLVFEAKLEGTKEQYQSLDDAIRTARFVRNACLRYWMDNRDIGRYDLSAYCAVLAADENFPWVDKLNSMARQASAERAWSAIARFFDNCKKSKPGKKGYPRFKKEHTYGSVEYKTRGWKLSSDRRCITFSDGFNAGTFKLWGTRDLHFYQLKQFKRVRVVRRADGYYAQFCIDQERVEKREPTGKTIGLDVGLNHLLTDSEGNQVENPRHLRKSEKSLKRLQRRLSKTKKGSKNRVKFRNQLARKHLKVSRQRKDFAVKTARCVVQSNDLVAYEDLKVRNMVSQRVGRVPRLEATGEPVRVRNRHLAKSISDAAFAQFRQWVEYFGKVFGVVTVAVPPHGTSQNCSNCGEVVKKSLSTRTHSCLHCGTVLDRDHNAARNILEIGLRTVGHTGTLIVSGDIDLCTGGETPLGKPSRGKRKPKKATS